The sequence below is a genomic window from Streptomyces sp. B21-105.
ACGGGGCGCGGTCGCGCGGGCCGGTGGGTACTCGGCGGACCAGCGGGTGGTCATCCCGAGCACGCGGTCCGCTGCGCCTCCTGCCACTCGCACACCGGACACAGCGTGATGCCCTTGTACGAGTCCGGGTACTCCGTCGGTTTGCGGCACTGCACGCAGTCCGCATACGGCGGTCCCTCGGCCCGGGGCGGCCGGGTGGCGTCGATCAGGCAGTACTCACGCTCGCTGTCGTCGCTCATGAATCCAGCGTACGGATCCGGCGTACGGAACTCCTGTGGGCCTCCGGAGCGGAGCACAGACCGGCGGGCGGGCGAGTGGGTCGGGTGCGGCCCAGTCGCCGCCCCCGCACGTCATCGACGCGTGCTCGCCGCTGCGATCAGTTCGGAAACCTTTACGAAGCGGTATCCGCGCCTGCGCAGCTCCGGGACGATCGTGCGCACCACCTGCTCGGTCGTCGGGGCCGCGCTGCGGGTGCAGTGCATGACGACGACCGAGCCGGGTCGCACACCGTCCAGCACCTGCCGGGCGACGGCGTCCGCGTCGGTGGCGAACGCGTCCCCGCTCACCACGTCCCACTGCACCGCGGTCACGCCGGTGCCGCTCACCGCGCGCAGCGCCCGGCTGTCATAGCAACCGCCGGGGAAGCGGAAATACGGCATCGCGTTCGGCACACCGGCCTTGCGGAACGCCGTGTAAGCCCTTTCGACGTCCGCTTTCATCCGGTCCTCGGGGACGGTCGGCAGGCCGTAGCAGTCGCCGGTGAAGGCGTGATGGCTGTAGGAGTGGTTGGCGATCTCGAACCGGGGGTCGCGGCCGACCGAGCGGGCCTGGCCGGGGTACTCCTCGGCCCAGCGGCCGGTCATGAACACAGTGGCGGGCACTTTCAGTTGGCGCAACGCCGCGATCAGCCCGGGGTTGTCGAAGCGCTCGCCGGCCGCCGCCCGAGCCCCCTGGTCGGCGGTCATGTCGGCGTCGAAGGTGAGGGCGACCGTCTTGCCGGCGGCGTGGGGCGCACTGCGGAAGACGGGGGTGAGGCCGGCCGGACCGGGGGCCAGGGTCGGGGGACGGGAAGGAGCGGAGGGGGTGGAAGCGGAGGGAGCGGCGGGGGTGGAAGCGGAGGGAGCGGCGGGGGCGGAAGCCGGGGGTGGGGCGGGGCTCGTGGCGGTCGTGGGCGTTGTGGGCGTCGTGGCCGAGGTGGAGGCGGGGGCGGCCGGACGGGCGGCCACCGGGTGCCCGGGGGTGCCACAGCCGGTGAGGGCGGCGAGAGCGGCGGTGAGGAGGCAGAGAGGGGCGGCCTGACGACGCACAGGAAGGATCATCGTATGAACCTACGGGGGACGCCCGGTGGTCGATGCGGAAATATGACCGCAGCTTCGATGTCGTCACCCGCCCGTGCGCCCCGGTGGATCGTCCGGCCGCGCCGCCGCTCGCCGCCGCTCGCCGCCGGGACCCCGGGACTCACGCGAGCATGGTCAACGCCGCCAGGGGCCCGTCACGGCGAACGTCGTCCCAGGGGTGTAGCAGTTGACGTACATCGTGTCGCCGTCGGGGGAGAAGGTGACCCCGGCGAACTCGCCCCACTCGGGCTCCTCGGGCGTGCCGATGTTCTGGCGCCCCCGCGCCATCGCGTAGACCTCGCCGCCCCTGGTCACGCCGAAGACGTGTTGCGCACCGTTGCCGTCCTCGCAGACCATCAGGCCGCCGCTGGGCGCGAGGCAGATGTTGTCCGGGGATTCGCCGGGCAGCTGCACGTCCGTGTCCGGGCCGAAGACGACGACGAGGGTGAGACGGCGGCGCTCCGGGTCGTAGCGCCAGATCTGACCGAAGTGGTCGGCCGCCGAGCCGTCCGCCCCGCGCGCGAACGACGACACGAAGTACACGCACCGCCCGCCCCAGTAACAGCCCTCCAGCTTCTGTGCGTGGGTGATGCCCTTCGGGCCGAAGTCCTGCAGCCGGATCGGGGTTTCGGCGGCGAGGGGATCCGGCACGTCGACCCATTCGACGCCTTCGAAGACATGGCCCGTGTCCTGGATGGAGGACAGGTCCGGCACTCCGGGCACCCGCATCGCCTGCAGCCGGCCACCCGCACGCAGCGAGCCCACCCCGCCCAACGGTTTCTCCGGCAGGAAACGGTAGAAAAGGCCGAACGGCTGAAGAAACGCGTCCTCCGTTTCGTAAACGATTCCGCACTGCGGGTCGACGGCGATCGCCTCGTGCTGGAAACGGCCCATCGCGGTCAGCGGCACGGCTCCGGTGCGGCGCGGGTCGGACGGGTGGACCTCGAAGATGAAACCGTGATCCTTGGTGTAACCGTTTGTGCCGGCTTTGTCCTCGGTCTCCTCGCAGGTCAGCCAGGTGTGCCACGGGGTGGGTCCCCCCGCGCAGTTGACGGCCGTACCCGCGATCGCGACCCGCTCGGAGAGCACCCTGCCCCGGGAGTCGAGCGTCAGAGCCGTACAGCCGCCCTTGCCGGCCGGGTCGTACGTCAGGCCCTTGACGGTGGGGACGGGACGCGCGGCGGTGTGACGGTTCTCGTGATTGCGGACCAGGTGCACGCGGCCGCCCTGCCCCGGGAGCGCCGTCATGCCGTCGTGGTTCGAGGGCACCGGGCCCTCACCGGAGCGCAGCGGGTCGCCCTCGCGGGACAGGACCCGGTAGCGGAAGCCCC
It includes:
- a CDS encoding alkaline phosphatase PhoX, which produces MSATRRQILAGTGALGVGASIAFTGALSDLFAGTAAAHGLGHEGYGPLVPDPHGLLDLPRGFRYRVLSREGDPLRSGEGPVPSNHDGMTALPGQGGRVHLVRNHENRHTAARPVPTVKGLTYDPAGKGGCTALTLDSRGRVLSERVAIAGTAVNCAGGPTPWHTWLTCEETEDKAGTNGYTKDHGFIFEVHPSDPRRTGAVPLTAMGRFQHEAIAVDPQCGIVYETEDAFLQPFGLFYRFLPEKPLGGVGSLRAGGRLQAMRVPGVPDLSSIQDTGHVFEGVEWVDVPDPLAAETPIRLQDFGPKGITHAQKLEGCYWGGRCVYFVSSFARGADGSAADHFGQIWRYDPERRRLTLVVVFGPDTDVQLPGESPDNICLAPSGGLMVCEDGNGAQHVFGVTRGGEVYAMARGRQNIGTPEEPEWGEFAGVTFSPDGDTMYVNCYTPGTTFAVTGPWRR
- a CDS encoding polysaccharide deacetylase family protein, with product MILPVRRQAAPLCLLTAALAALTGCGTPGHPVAARPAAPASTSATTPTTPTTATSPAPPPASAPAAPSASTPAAPSASTPSAPSRPPTLAPGPAGLTPVFRSAPHAAGKTVALTFDADMTADQGARAAAGERFDNPGLIAALRQLKVPATVFMTGRWAEEYPGQARSVGRDPRFEIANHSYSHHAFTGDCYGLPTVPEDRMKADVERAYTAFRKAGVPNAMPYFRFPGGCYDSRALRAVSGTGVTAVQWDVVSGDAFATDADAVARQVLDGVRPGSVVVMHCTRSAAPTTEQVVRTIVPELRRRGYRFVKVSELIAAASTRR